GCTTGAGCTATGCCTGCGCTACACAATAAAAAGCCAAGGATTAAGAGCTTTTTCATTGGAAAACCAATTAATAGATAGTAGCCATACCAGCTTAGCTCCACTAATGGCCAATGCTCGCCAACTGTTGGTTCTAACCCAGCTATTGGCGCAAGTTTAATATAGCGTAACCCGCGGCAGTAGCTAGGCTTGAAGAGTAGGTCTCATAGCTCCGGCACCGGGTTTCAGTCACTTTGAGTTACTATGGTTTTCGCCAGCGGCTCAGTTAGCGGCGGCCTTCGGCTTCCGTCAGCGTTTGGCCATTGTCTGATTGGCGGATGCCTTCTTCGATGCGCTTGATAAATAATGAGCGGTCGAATAAGTCTTTCAAATTAAAGACTTCTGGTAAATATTGGATAGCCGCATATTAGCTCTTGCTTAGTCATGGCAATTAATTTCCACCCGCCAGCAGTCCCGCCACTGACAAATCCTCATCCAACTCCTCCCAATGCAGTCCGCGTCCGCCGCCACCGATAGCCACTTGCTGCCGTTGCTCGGGCCGGGCCGCCAGCAGCCTCGGAAACCAGAGCAATGGTAAGCTTACCGTGCGGCCATCGGTGAGTTGCACGTGCATCGTAATGTCGTCAAAGGTAACTGCTTTGGCCAGGGCAGTGGTAGGGCGGTAGGTGTTCATTGCATCCAATTAACCAGTTGCAAGCCCGCTATCCGCTCATAATGCCGGGTATTGTTGGTGGCTAAAACAAGCCCGTTGGCCAGCGCTACCCCTGCGATTAAGGTATCAGTATACCCAATGCTTAAACCACGCCGGCGTAAATCGGCCTCAATCTGCGCCGCAATGGCTGCCGATTCTGCCGTTACAGGCAGCAGGTTACTTAACGAAAGGATGGCTTGCAGGCGGCCTAACTGCGTGCGGGCGTCGCGGTACAGCAGACCGTTCAGGGCCTCGCAGTAAGTGATTACGCTTACCTGAAGCAATCTGTGCGCTAACCCGTAGGCTTCCGCCCGCTTGCTGATAAGGAGATTACGACGCACCAACTCGGACACAATGTCGGTGTCAAGCAGGGTGGGCTTCATCCTCCATAAACGGATTGGGGCGCGTAAGTAACTTAGCCCGCGTGCGCCACATATGGGCCTCCACGTCTGCCCAAGCCTCCGGGCTAAGGTCATCGGGGCTAGTGAGTAGCTCGTGCAGCTTGGCCGCTATTGCTTCGTTGGAAATAGGGGTAGGCAGTAGTGTTTGCACCAGTTCATGCACTTTATCCAGATGCTCGGGCGGCACCTGCTGGAGTTCTTGGATAATGGTTTCGAGGGTTACCATAGCATCGGGTTTTCAGGTAGCCTAAGTTACAACGTTTTCCGCCAGCGGTTTAAGTAGCGGAGGGCTTTGGCTTCTGTTAGCGTTTCATGAATTTTTAGTGTATTTATTTATTCTGCCAGTAATACATAGACGCTGATAAATAATTTTAAAAGCTTTCTATTATTTTTTGTAATTTGGGATATGCTACAAGGAGGTCTAAGTCATTATGGGTTGCCAAGCTTATAATATCCTTCGCTCTTTTAATGCGCTTGAGCATTGGCATAATAATACTATTACTATGTTTAATGAATTTGTACAAATCATCAACTGAGGTTGGTAATTTATAGCCCTTATCACCAGAGCTATTACTAGCGATTAAAACGCCGGAATCTCGAACCTTTCCTACTATTTGTGTGCGAAAATACTGCTCGGATATTTTGTGTTGCCTTCCTGCATCAAGATGGTTGATTAGCTCTTTGGTAGATACAAATCCTTTTTTTCTGTATGTAGTATAGTACATTAAGAGAAGCTTAACAAAACTTATTTGGTCTGAGTGGCTCTTGTCATTATTCTGCTTATCTCTTACGAAGCTGAGCGCACTTCGTAGAGCCATTTCGGAAACTCTAATATCAAATAAACTATCACAAGTATTAACTTCTTCTTCTAACTTTTCATAGTTAGGAAAATGATTAATACTAGAAAGACGTGGCTCTAATAATTTTAAAAAGGTTTCTGATTCACTGCTTTTCTTCGTGTCATCAAAGCAATAGCCTAAAGTGCCAGCCATAAAATCAGCCACTTGTATCATCAAGTTGCTTCTTGAGTTTTCAACTAAGAAGTTAGCTCCTTCAAACAAATCACCTATGTGATTTTTTTGAACATATTTCTTAAAGCTTAGCATAAAGTCATTTCCACCATGCTCATCAACTGCTAAAGTTAACTTGGGGAAAGTCTTATAAAGCTCCTTGTAAACAAGGCCATTGGCAAACTTATAAAAAGATGCTTTGTGTTTGAATCCGTCTGAATACAGAAGCTTTTTATTTATAACTACAGCATAAATCTGAAAATTAAGTTTGCATAATTTTTCTAATATTGCTTTCCTTCTTTGATGATTTTGGCCTACTTTAAGTGATTTTATTTCACCAGTCTGAAAGTTCTTGCGCCTAATTTCCTCCACTTCTATTTCCAACAAGCCTAAGTCATGCTCGTTAACGATAATACTACACACAATAAAATGCGAGGTCTGCTTATCGAAAGCAAATGAATTTGTGCCGAATTCATCAGCAAAGGCTAGGGTTTGCATACTTCAAATATGTGAAAAACAAAACCCCCGCGCCGGCCTCATCAGCCAACGCGGGGGTTCATATTAATTGGCAACCGCCAAATTACTACATATTCTTCACAATCTCCTCGCCGAATTCGCTCGTTTTGAGGAGGGTAGCGCCCTCCATCTGGCGCTCGAAATCGTAGGTGACGCGCTTGCTTTCGATGGCGGCTTCGAGGCCTTTATTGATGAGGGCGGCGGCTTCTTTCCAGCCCAGGTGCTCCAGCATCATCACGCCCGAGAGGATAACCGAGCCGGGATTTACCTTGTCCTGGTTGGCGTACTTGGGCGCGGTGCCGTGGGTGGCCTCGAAGATGGCGTGGCCGGTCAGGTAGTTGATGTTCGCGCCCGGCGCGATGCCGATGCCGCCCACGATGGCCGCCAGCGCGTCGGAGATGTAGTCGCCGTTCAGGTTCAGCGTTGCCACGACCGAGTATTCGGCGGGGCGTAGCAGAATCTGCTGCAAAAAGGCATCGGCGATGCTGTCCTTGATGATGAGCTTGCCCTGGTCCTGGGCCTGCTTTTGCAGCGCGTCGGCCACCGACTGGCCCTGCTTGGCCACGATTTTATCGTACTGCGCCCAGGTAAACACCTTGCTGCCAAACTCCTTCTCGGCCAGCTCGTAGCCCCAGGTTTTGAACGCGCCCTCGGTGAATTTCATGATGTTGCCCTTGTGCACCAGCGTCACCGACGGCAGCTTGTGCTCCAGGGCGTACTTGATGGCGGCGCGCACGAGGCGCTCGGTACCTTCCTTGCTCACCGGCTTGATGCCGAATGACGATGACTCGGGGAAGCGAATCTTCTTCACGCCCATCTCGTCTTGCAGGAATTCGAGCATTTTTTGGGCCTGCGGGGTGCCATTCATGTACTCGATACCGGCGTAGATGTCCTCCGTATTTTCGCGGAAAATGACCATATTGGTCAGCTCCGGGTGCTTCACGGGCGAGGGCACGCCGTCGTAGTAGCGTACGGGGCGCACGCAGGCGTAGAGGTCTAACTCCTGGCGCAGGGCCACGTTCAGCGAGCGGATGCCGCCGCCCACGGGGGTAGTGAGCGGGCCTTTGATGCCCACCAGGTATTCGCGGAAAGCGTCCAGCGTTTCGGTCGGCAGCCAGTTGTTGAGTTGCTTGAAGGCTTTCTCGCCGGCTAGCACTTCCTTCCATACGAGCTTCCGCTTGCCGCCGTAGGCTTTTTCTACTGCCGCGTCAAATACGAGCTGCGAGGCCCGCCAAATATCCGGCCCCGTGCCGTCGCCCTCAATATAGGGGATAATCGGTTGGTCGGGGACGTTCAGCTTGCCATTTTTAATGGTGATTTTCTGCTCTGCCATGAGGAAAAAGGTTGTCTATTTAATCGTTGTTCAGGAGTGGGTGGGAAGTCAGGAAGTTCAAAGTATCCGTCCTTGCGAGCCTGCGAAGCAATCTTTCCTAGTCGTTCGCTTCGTTGGGTTAGTGCCCCTAGCGTGCAGGAGAGATTGCTTTGCAGGCTCGCAAGGACAAACGGTAATTAATACCCGAAAATCTCTTTCAGGGTAAGCTGTTGGACAATGCCATATTTAGCCAACGCATTGAAATTCAGACGGCCCTTGGAGCCAATAACCAGAATAACCTGGTTCTGACCTTTAATTTTGTCCTGCTGAAATTTCTGTAATTCGGCAAACGTCATGTTTTGAGTTTGGTCATACACGTCGCGGCGCACATCGTAATCGAGGCCCAGGCGGCGGGCGCGCTCGTAGCTGAGCAGCACGCCCTCGTGGGTAATGCGGTCGGTGGCGATGCTGTTGCGGATGCTCTGCTTGGCGATAACCAGGTTGGCATCAGCCAAAGGCATATCGGTCAGCAGGTTTTCCATGCCGCTCATGGCCTCGGGCAGCTTATCGCTCTGCGTGCCGATGTAACTGATAACGTAGTTGGAGCGCCCCGTTTTGTCGGCATTCGCGTAGCGCGACATGGCTGAGTACGCCAGCGCCTTGCTCTCGCGCAAGTCCTGAAACACGATGCTACCCATGCCGCCGCCGAAATACTCGTTGTAGAGTGCCACGGTCGGGGCCATTGCCTTATTATAAATGTCGCCCTTAGTCAGAAACAGGATTTCCGCCTGCACCATCTTGTAATCCACCCAATACACCTTTTTCTCCTTCAGCGGCTGCTCGGCAAAATCCTTGGCGGCCGGGTCAGGCTTGAGGGTAGCGGGGGTTTTGTGCTCCATCCAAATTGTTTCTAAAATTCCCCAGCCGCCAGATGGCGTGGGAGGCGTAGGTAATGACTTACCCCCACCCCGCTTATTTTCAGCTCCAATAGTAACCTTTGTAATATCACGTGGCCCGTAGTACAGCACCCGGTGCTGGTAGGTGGGTAGGGATTTCAGCAGCGAAGTCAATTGCGTGGGCTTCAGCGCCTTTAGCTGGGCCTCCGGGACGATGTTGGTAAACGGATTGCGCGAACCATACTTGGCGTAGTTCAGCATGGCCTGATTCAGAATCACGCCCTTGCTGAGCTTGGCATCCTGGCGCTGCTTCAGAATCCCGGCCACCTGGTTTTTCAGCGCCGCCGCGTCGGGGCGCGGGTTGTTCAGCACCTGCTCGAACAGCTTCAGCGCCGGCTCCAGGTTGGTATCCAAGCCGCTGAGGCTGATGAGCACCCGGTCCTGCGTGCTGCTAATGGCAAATGAGCAGCCCAGCTTGTAAAACTCCTGCTGCAGCTGCGCGGCGGTGTATTGCCCGGTGCCCAGGTACTGCAAATAATCGGTCGCCACATCAAGTAGCGGGTTATTATTGGTGCCCAGGTCAATGGCGTAAAACAGGCTAAACAGCCCGTTCTCCGTGTTCTTGGTATAATAGAGGGGTAGGCCGGGCTTGATTTCCGCCGTCTGAATATCCTTTTTATAATCGACGAAAACCGGCTGCAAGTCGGTGCTCGGCAGCTTGCTCACCTCCGTGTAAAAGGCCGAGGCCGCGTCGCGGTTGGCCGGCACCGGCGTAATGGCGGGCTTCACCACCTTCACCTTGTTCGGGTCTTCCCCCGTGCGCTTAAACACGGCCACGTAATCCGGCCCGTAGTTATCGTTGGCAAACTGGATGATTTCCTCCTTGGTAATCGTCGCAAAATCTTCATCTTGCTTCAAGTAATCGGCCCAGCTCACGCGCTCAATAAACGACTCGTACATGGCCGCGGCGCGGGCATCGTTGCGCTCGTAGCTCTTGGTGCGGGTCAGTTGCTCGTTGTTGACGATGGCCGGAATAAGCCAGTCGGGGAAGTCGCCGCGCTTCACCTTGTCCACTTCGGCCAGCATCAATTTTTGTACTTCTTCCAGCTTCTGGCCCTGGCGCGGCGTGCCGTAGAGCACATGCGTGGAGTAGTCGTCGTTGAGGTCGGCAAAAGTTTGGGCTTGCAACACCTTTTGCTGCTGGTTCAGGTCGAGGTCGAACAGGCCGGCCTGGCCGTTGGTCAGGATTTTATCCAGCATCCGCAGGCGCAGGCCGTCGCGGGTGGCTTTGCCGGGTAGGCGGTAGCCCAGCATCACGTTTTCCGCCTGAGGCCCCAGCACCTCCTTCACGATGGGCGCGGTAATTGGCTTCTCCACCGGCGAAATAAAGGCCGGCACCGGCTTGCTCTGTAACTCGCCAAAATACTGGTCAATCAGTCGGATGGTCTGGTCATAATCCAGGTCGCCGCTCAGGCAGAGCGCCATATTATTCGGCACGTAATACTCGCCGAAGTATTTCTTAATCTCCGTAATGGACGGATTTTGCAGGTGCTCAATCGTGCCGATGGTCGTCTGCGTGCCGTAGGGGTGGGTAGGGTAGAGGCTGGCATTCAGCGTCTCAAACTCCTTATTAAAATCCGAATCCAGGCCCCGGTTTTTCTCCTCATACACCGCTTCCAACTCGGTATGGAATAGGCGCGGCACCATTTCCTTCAGGCGCTCGCTCTGCACAGCAGCCCACTTTTCGAGCTGATTACTCGGAATATCTTCCTGATAAACTGTCTCTTCATTCGACGTATGCGCGTTCGAGTTCTTCGAGCCGATGCTACCCATCAGCTTGTCGTACTCATTCGGCACGGCGTAGCGCGCCGCTACCCCCGAAATGGAGTCAATCTGGTGATACGTCCGCTTGCGGGCCGCCGGGTCGTCGCGCTCGCCGCGGTACACCTCGTACAGGGCCTCAATCTTGTCCAGTTCCGGCTTTTCCTTGCTCCAGTCTTTGGTACCGAGGCGCGAGGTACCCTTAAATACCATGTGCTCCAGGTAGTGCGCCAGGCCGGTGGCGGTAGCCGGGTCGTTTTTGGAGCCGGCACGCACGGCCAGGTACGTTTGAATACGCGGCGCGTTCTTGTAGTCCGACAGGTAAACGGTCAGCCCATTATCCAGCTTGTACACGCGCACGCCGAGCGGGTCGTTGGGGGCCGTTTCGTAGCGGTACTCCTTAATTTTGGCGGCGGCCGGGGCAATGGCTTCCTGCGTAGTAGCAGCGGCCGTGGCGGCAGGCTTGCTCGACTGGCACTGCGTGGTGAGGCCGAGGGCAGCCAAGGCTGGCAGCAGGAGCAACAACGGTCTATTCACAAAGGTACTAGTCAGAGCGCGGGGAGGATATTAGGGGCACAAAGGTAGAAGTTCGTGCGGGTAATAAAAAACAAAAAAATTAATCTGGCTGCATTACCTTGCGCGGTCATAGCCGCGGCGATGGTAGGCTAAAGGACCCGCATTTGGACCAAAACGTTGCTGATTCTTGCAATAAGTTGGGTCTAGAACCGTCTAGCGGAGTTCACTTTTTCTTTTTCTCCCTCCTTATGGCCCAGACAGTTTTTATCACGGGCACTTCAACGGGCATTGGCGCTGCCGCGGTACGCCTCTTCGCCGCCCACGGCTGGCAGGTAGCCGCTACCATGCGCAACCCCGCCGATGCCAAATTCAGCAACTTACCCGGCGTGCGGGTGTATGCCCTCGACGTAACCGACGCGGCCTCCGTGCAACGTGCCGTGGCGCAGGCGCAGCGGGAATTTGGCCGGCTCGACGTCCTCCTCAACAACGCAGGCTACGGCCTCGTGGGGCCGTTCGAGACGGCTACGCCCGCCCAGATTCAGCAACAGTTTGCCACTAATGTATTTGGCGTTTTTGCCGTTACGCAGGCCGTGTTGCCGGCCATGCGCGCCCAAAAATCCGGTGTTATCATCAACATCACGTCGGTGGGCGGGCGCACGGCCTTCCCCATGAATTCGCTCTACCACGCCACTAAGTTTGGTCTCGACGGCTTTTCGGAGTCACTCTGGTATGAGCTGGCTCCCTTCGGCATTCAGGTAAAAGTGGTGGCCCCCGGCGGGGTAGCCACCGATTTTGCGGGCCGCTCGCTGCATCTCACGGCCGACCCCAACGGCGAAGCCAACCCCTACGCTGGCCAGATGCGGGCCGTGCTCGATGCCTTCAGCAGCCGGGGCGGGGCTGCTTCTCAGCCCGAGCATATTGCCGAAATTATTTATCAAGCCGCCACCGACGGCAAAAACCAACTCCGCTACATTGCTGGGGACGACGCCGAGCGCCTGCTGGGCGCAAAAGCCCACATGACTGAAAGTGACTTCATGCAGATGATTCAGCAGAATTTTTTGGGTAATAATGGGTAACAGGTAATAAAAGAACGGTCATGCTGAAGGAAGCATCTCGACCGCTTCGTTGCAACGATATTGGTTACTTGCGCGGTCGAGATGCTTCCTTCGTCAGCATGACCGTTCTTTTATTACCTGTTACCCCCACTACCTCATTGCACCAGTGGCCGCACGCGGCTGCCCAGTAACTCGATAGCGCGCATCAGCTTGGCGTGGGGCAGGTTGGCGTTGTCCATTTGGAAGGTGATGCGCGCGAGGCCACCCAGCGCCTCGCTGTGACGGTTTATTTTTTCGGCTACCTCTTCAGGGCCGCCCACCAGTAGCGCCCCGCGCGGCCCGGCCACCGCGTCGAAATGCTGGCGCGTAACCGGTGGCCAGCCGCGCTCCCGGCCGATGGCCGTAAACGTCTGGGCGTAGCCGGGATAAAACTCCGCCACGGCCTGCTCGGTCGTTTCGGCCACGTAGCCCAGCGAGTGCAGGCCCACCGGCAGCTGCTCGGGCGTGAAGCCCGCCCGCTGGCCCGCTTCGCGGTAGAGGTCCACCAGCGGCCGGAAGCGGTGCGTTTCGCCCCCGATAACGGCCACCATGAGGGGTAGGCCCAGCGTGCCGGCCCGCACGAACGACTCGGGCGTGCCGCCTACCCCCAGCCAGATGGGCAGCCGCGCCTGCATCGGGCGCGGGTACACGCCCTGCCCCGTAAGGGCCGGCCGGTGCTTGCCTTGCCAATTAATATGCTCCTCGTCGCGCAGGCGCAGCAGCAGGCCGAGTTTTTCCTCGAACAGACTATCGTAATCCCGCAAATTCAGCCCAAACAGCGGGAAGGATTCGGTAAAAGAGCCGCGGCCCACCACCATTTCCACGCGCCCCTGGGCAATGAGGTCAAGGGTAGCGAACTGCTGAAACACCCGCACCGGGTCGGCGGCGCTGAGCACGGTCACGGCGCTGGTGAGCCGGATTTGGGTAGTGCGCGCGGCGGCGGCCCCCAGAATTACGGTCGGGGCCGAGTCCAGAAACTCGCGCCGGTGGTGCTCGCCCAGCCCAAACACGTCGAGCCCCACCGCGTCGGCGTGCGCAATGCGGTCGAGTAGCTGGCGCATCGCCGCCGCGTTATCATTATCGGGGCCAGCCGCCAAGCCCATATTGGCGGCGGCGAAGCTATCAATTCCTACTTGCATATCAGAAGCGGGAAAGTAGCCGGGCGCGACGACGGGCCGGGCGGCTTGCTTTCACCAGCTTCCTAAAGACCAAAGTCGGCCGCATTGTTGGCGACCGGCCCGGAACGGGGGGGTAGGGCTAGCCGGTCCTCAGTTGGCCGACCGGCGAAAGGCGGCCGGCGTGCGGCCCGTCTTGCTCTTAAATAAGCGCGTGAAATACTGCGGATACTCAAAACCCAGCTGGAACGCCGTTTCATTAATGGTCAGCGACGTGCTGAGCAACAGCTGCTTAGCCCGCTCAATCAGAGCCTGGTGAATGTGCTGCTGCGTGTTTTGGCCAGTGAGCGTGCGCAGCATATCGCCGAGGTAGGCCGGCGACACGTGCAGCGCATCGGCGAAGTGCTGCACGGTGGGTAGGGGCTGGCCCGCCTCTGCCGCAAAATAGGCAGCGAGCAGCGTTTCAAAGCGGCTCAGCAAGTCGTGTTCAGCCGTGTGGCGGGTCAGGAACTGCCGGTGGTAGAAGCGGTTGGCGTAGGTAAGCAGCGTTTCCAACTGCGTCAGTAGCACCGCGTGACTAAAGGCGTCGAGTGGCCGTTCGTACTCCCTTTTGAGGCCGGCCAGCAGGTCATCGAGTACGCGCTCCTCCTGCGCCGAAAGGTGCAAGGCTTCGTGTACATCGTAGGAGAAAAAGCCGTAGCGGGTAATACTCTGGCCCAGCGGGTACTTACGCAGCAAGTCGGGATGGACGAGCAGCATCCAGCCCGTTAGCTCGGAAATATCGAGCGACTCATCCACCGTGAACACCTGGCCTGGTGCCGAGAAGCCCAGCACGCCCTCGCTGAAATCATACGTTTGGCGGCCGTAGTGTAACAGTCCTTTAAGATTGCGCTTTAAAAATATGATGTAGAACTGCGGCACCACCGGCGTAAGTAGCCGCGCCCGCTCGGCGGCCGACAACGGGTCGCTAGCCCAACTGCGGGCGGTCCCCAGGTCAATCAGCGTGAGCAGCGGGTGCGCCGGGGCCGGCAGGTTGTAATACCGCGTGTAGTCCGTGACGGAAGCCAGTACCTGAAAATCCTTAACCTGCTGTTTCATAAATAGTTGCTATACTGGTGTCCCATAAAGTACTGGCCGTGAGCCCCGCGCTGCAAGCCTTCTCAAGAAAACCACGATGCGTCAGTTGAATTTCGGGGGCAAAACTCATCGCGTGCGGCCCGCAACCAGTGCTTTACCTGGCCAACCAATAAGCGGCGCTACGAAAAGCTCGGATACGCCGCGCCTACCGTGCTGCCTACGGGCAGAATGGCGTCCAACTCAGCCAGCTCGGTCGCGCTCAGGTGAATATCGGCGGCGGCTACATTGGCTTCCAGATACTTGCGACGCTTGGTGCCCGGAATGGTGACTACTCCCTGCGCCAGCACCCAGGCCAGGGCCAGCTGCGCGGGCGTTACGCCCTTGGCTTGGGCCGAGGCTTCGAGCTTGCGCACCAGCTCCAGGTTTTTATAGAAGTTTTCGCCCTGGTAGCGCGGAAACATCCGGCGCGAATCGGTAGCCTCGAAGTCGTCGGGCGATTTGATTTCGCCCGATAAAAAACCCCGGCCCAGCGGCGAGTACCCCACGAAGCCGATGCCCAACTCGCGCGTGGCTTGTAGCACGCCATTCTCCTCCACGCCTCGGTCGAAGAGCGAATACTCGGTTTCCAGCGCCGAAATAGGGTGTACGGCGTGCGCCTGGCGCAAGATGTCGGCCGGCACTTCGCTCAGGCCCAGGTAGCGCACCTTGCCTTCTTCCACGAGCCGGCTCATGGCCCCTACCGTGTCCTCAATGGGGGTAGCCGGGTCGAGGCGGTGCAGGTAATAAAGGTCCACGTAGTCGGTGCCCAGGTTTTTTAGCGAGCGCTCGATGCTTTTGCGCACGTAGTCGGGCCGCCCATTAAACTGCCCGTTCCAGGTAGCATCGTCGCCAATCTCAAAACCAAACTTGGTGGCGATGGTGTACTTATCGCGCTGGCCGGCAATGGCTTGGCCAACCAGCCGCTCGTTGTGCAACGGCCCGTACACGTCGGCCGTGTCGAGCATGGTCACGCCCAGCTCCAGGGCCCGGTGAATGGTGGCGATGCTCTCGGTATCATCAATGGCCCCGTAGATGGTGCCGCCCACGAAGCCCGACATGCCCATGCAGCCCAGGCCCTCCACGGATACTTCCAAGCCCTGGCTACCCAGAGCTACTTTCTTGATGCTAGTCATGTGATTACGGTAAAAAGGGTAGTTATTCTACTAAACAAAGGTCCGGCCCTACCCCCCGCTAGGGCTATACAAACCGGCCCTTCTGCAACACAAATCGCCGGCCCCCAAACGCGCAAACGCCCGGCCGATGAATCATCGGCCGGGCGGCTAAAGCTGAAAAATACTACTCGGCGCTTGGGGCGGGTGGCGTTTCCGCAGTGGCCTCGCCTTCCGGGCGCGGGCCTTTGCCGCCCCGGTTGCGGCCACCGCGCTTGCGGCGGCGCTGGCCTTCGGGCTTGTCGCCGTCGGGGCGGGGTTCGCGGGGGGTAGGGGCTTCCCCGTCGGCGTGAGGCTCACGGGGGGTAGGGGCTTCGACTTCGGGGCGTGGCTCGCGAGGTGGGCGCGGGGTGCGGGGCGGGCGGCTGGTGCCTTCTGCGGCTTCACCTTCGGGGCGCGGGGCGCGGGGCGGACGCGCCTCGCGGGGCGGAGCCACATAGGCAGCTATCGGCGTTTGGCCGGCATCAATGGCGGCTAAGCGGGCGGCGGCATTCGCCATGCGCTCAGCGCGGTGCGGGTCGTTCTTGTCTTCGTCGCGGCGTGGGCCGCGGTCGCGGCCCTGGCGGTCACCTTCGGCGCGCGGGCCACGCTCGCCTTCGCGGCGGGGACCGCGGTCGCGGCTGCCACCACCACTACCGCCCCGGCCGCCGTCGCGGGGGCCGGTTTTGCCGCGCAGGCCGCTGAAGCGCTTGGGGTCAAATTCGGGGGCCGGGCCGTAGCCGAGGCCCTCGGTAATGGCCTGCTTCTCAATCTCGCGCTCAATGAGCTTTTCGATTTTGATGATGCGGTCCTGGTCCTGGTCGGCGATGAAGGTGATGGCGGTGCCGGTAGTGGCCGCCCGCGCCGTGCGCCCGATGCGGTGCACGTAGTCTTCGGCGGCGCGGGGCACGTCGAAGTTTACCACGTGGCTCAGCGAGTCAATATCAATGCCCCGGCTCACTACATCGGTGGCCACCAGGATGGGAAACTGCTTGTTTTTGAAGGCTCGCATGGTGTCCTCGCGCTCCTCCTGGGTGCGGTCGGAGCTGATGCCTTGGGCGGGGTAGCCCAGCTTATTAAGTGAGCGCACGATGCCGGCCACCGCCGCTT
The genomic region above belongs to Hymenobacter psoromatis and contains:
- a CDS encoding helix-turn-helix domain-containing protein, giving the protein MKQQVKDFQVLASVTDYTRYYNLPAPAHPLLTLIDLGTARSWASDPLSAAERARLLTPVVPQFYIIFLKRNLKGLLHYGRQTYDFSEGVLGFSAPGQVFTVDESLDISELTGWMLLVHPDLLRKYPLGQSITRYGFFSYDVHEALHLSAQEERVLDDLLAGLKREYERPLDAFSHAVLLTQLETLLTYANRFYHRQFLTRHTAEHDLLSRFETLLAAYFAAEAGQPLPTVQHFADALHVSPAYLGDMLRTLTGQNTQQHIHQALIERAKQLLLSTSLTINETAFQLGFEYPQYFTRLFKSKTGRTPAAFRRSAN
- a CDS encoding aldo/keto reductase; this encodes MTSIKKVALGSQGLEVSVEGLGCMGMSGFVGGTIYGAIDDTESIATIHRALELGVTMLDTADVYGPLHNERLVGQAIAGQRDKYTIATKFGFEIGDDATWNGQFNGRPDYVRKSIERSLKNLGTDYVDLYYLHRLDPATPIEDTVGAMSRLVEEGKVRYLGLSEVPADILRQAHAVHPISALETEYSLFDRGVEENGVLQATRELGIGFVGYSPLGRGFLSGEIKSPDDFEATDSRRMFPRYQGENFYKNLELVRKLEASAQAKGVTPAQLALAWVLAQGVVTIPGTKRRKYLEANVAAADIHLSATELAELDAILPVGSTVGAAYPSFS
- a CDS encoding DEAD/DEAH box helicase produces the protein MTFHDFNLHDDLLAGVDAMNYLNATPIQEQAIPKILAGKDLIACAQTGTGKTAAYLVPLLDKISHDKHGTTSTLVLVPTRELATQIDEQVTGFGYFVEASSIAIYGGGKSENWEQQKRALTSGADIIVATPGRLIAHMQLGYVKFDDLKYLVLDEADKMMDMGFADDILNIVRQLPQVRQTLLFSATMPSKIRDFSQQILQNPDEVRLAVSKPAAGINQQFYMTFDHQKLPVLEHLIKAQDVQSMVLFTSKKAAVAGIVRSLNKLGYPAQGISSDRTQEEREDTMRAFKNKQFPILVATDVVSRGIDIDSLSHVVNFDVPRAAEDYVHRIGRTARAATTGTAITFIADQDQDRIIKIEKLIEREIEKQAITEGLGYGPAPEFDPKRFSGLRGKTGPRDGGRGGSGGGSRDRGPRREGERGPRAEGDRQGRDRGPRRDEDKNDPHRAERMANAAARLAAIDAGQTPIAAYVAPPREARPPRAPRPEGEAAEGTSRPPRTPRPPREPRPEVEAPTPREPHADGEAPTPREPRPDGDKPEGQRRRKRGGRNRGGKGPRPEGEATAETPPAPSAE